The following are encoded together in the Ranitomeya imitator isolate aRanImi1 chromosome 4, aRanImi1.pri, whole genome shotgun sequence genome:
- the LOC138677409 gene encoding profilin-1-like yields the protein MSWQDYITNLMGPDMRDAVICGYKPFSVWAAQSGGELCKITAAEVNALVSEDHSSFYTNGLTIAGIRCSLLRDNFADSFTLDVRTKATEGPTYNVAIAKSCTALIVLMGKDGTHGGVLNTKVHAVAKYLRDQSM from the exons ATGTCTTGGCAGGATTACATCACGAACCTCATGGGCCCCGACATGCGGGACGCCGTCATCTGCGGGTACAAGCCCTTCTCCGTGTGGGCCGCGCAGAGCGGGGGAGAGCTGTGCAAGATCACG GCAGCAGAGGTTAACGCTTTGGTCAGCGAGGATCACTCTTCTTTCTACACCAACGGTCTGACGATCGCAGGTATAAGGTGCAGCCTCCTCAGGGACAACTTCGCTGACTCCTTCACATTGGATGTCAGGACAAAGGCGACAGAAGGGCCAACGTACAACGTGGCCATTGCCAAATCATGTACAG CTCTTATAGTCTTGATGGGAAAAGATGGCACCCATGGGGGAGTTCTCAATACTAAAGTACACGCCGTTGCAAAGTATCTGCGAGACCAAAGTATGTAA